One stretch of Verrucomicrobiia bacterium DNA includes these proteins:
- the prsK gene encoding PEP-CTERM system histidine kinase PrsK, with the protein MDLSWLSLGAALFATALGVVVFRRSPRHPAHWSFAIGMALIAAETVLAALAQRAPHVLEQAEWQRVRLTVAALLPIPWLIFSRCYSRGDALTVLEGRTLLLLAAVVLPLSLAVTFHSSLVVLPEPGLFADPIPRLGWAGMAVQVFVLLAAVGVLTHLERTFRGSVGVMRWRLKYMVLGVAVLFGYRLYASSQAVLYQIPEQTFDRAATAALLVACVLISIALTRGTVFDVDVYPSQTLLYRSLTVLLAGSYLVIVGALSHLVGLLGGDSSFPAQAFLIFAGLAGLAVLLLSERFRQRLRTFVSRHLRRPVYDYRQIWSTFTAQTTSLVDEESFSRTVARWVSDTFQSLSVSVWLVESSGDHLRMSGSTVLADAAADGLDQPTEELAEALAAIGQRHEPFILNRSRDRWAVTLERLHPGVFREGGSQVCQPLNAGGKLLGLLILGDRVAGVPFTTEDFDLLRCIGDQIAASLLGLQLSAQLLRAKEMEAFQTMSAFFVHDLKNTASTLSLTLQNLGQHFSDPAFREDALRAVGKSVQHLNGLIARLSRLRQELRVQAVPGDLVAIIESALSSVGSSPSAVVENNAQPLPPVLVDAEQFEKVVVNLLVNAREAVASNGHIRIDTRRQDNWACLSVADNGCGMSPEFLHRSLFRPFQTTKRNGLGIGMFHSRMIVEAHHGRMEVESTPGHGTTVRVLLPFAPIV; encoded by the coding sequence ATGGATCTCTCTTGGCTCTCGCTCGGCGCGGCCCTGTTCGCCACAGCCCTGGGCGTCGTGGTATTCCGGCGTTCTCCACGGCATCCCGCGCACTGGTCCTTCGCCATCGGGATGGCCCTCATCGCCGCCGAAACCGTCCTCGCCGCCCTCGCCCAACGCGCCCCGCACGTCCTCGAACAGGCCGAGTGGCAGCGCGTCCGCCTGACCGTCGCCGCCCTCCTTCCCATCCCCTGGCTGATCTTCAGCCGCTGCTACTCCCGCGGCGATGCCCTCACCGTCCTCGAAGGACGCACCCTGCTCCTCCTCGCCGCCGTCGTCCTGCCCCTCTCCCTGGCGGTCACCTTCCACTCCTCCCTCGTCGTCCTCCCGGAACCCGGCCTGTTCGCCGATCCCATCCCGCGCCTCGGCTGGGCCGGCATGGCCGTCCAGGTCTTTGTCCTGCTCGCCGCCGTCGGTGTCCTCACCCACCTCGAACGCACCTTCCGCGGCTCGGTCGGCGTCATGCGCTGGCGACTCAAGTACATGGTCCTCGGCGTCGCCGTCCTGTTCGGATACCGCCTCTACGCCTCCAGTCAGGCCGTCCTCTACCAGATCCCCGAGCAGACCTTCGACCGCGCCGCCACCGCCGCCCTCCTCGTCGCCTGCGTCCTCATCTCCATCGCCCTCACCCGCGGCACGGTCTTCGATGTTGATGTCTATCCCTCCCAAACCCTCCTCTACCGCTCCCTCACCGTCCTCCTCGCCGGTTCCTATCTCGTCATCGTCGGCGCCCTGTCCCATCTCGTCGGCCTGCTCGGAGGCGATTCCTCCTTCCCCGCCCAGGCCTTCCTCATCTTTGCCGGCCTCGCCGGCCTCGCCGTCCTCCTCCTCTCCGAACGCTTCCGCCAGCGTCTCCGCACCTTCGTCAGTCGTCACCTCCGCCGGCCGGTGTACGACTACCGCCAGATCTGGAGCACCTTCACCGCCCAAACCACCTCCCTCGTGGACGAGGAATCCTTCAGCCGCACCGTCGCCCGCTGGGTCTCCGACACCTTCCAGTCCCTCTCCGTCAGCGTCTGGCTCGTCGAATCCTCCGGCGATCACCTCCGCATGAGCGGCTCCACCGTCCTCGCCGACGCCGCCGCCGATGGCCTCGACCAGCCCACCGAGGAACTCGCCGAAGCCCTCGCCGCCATCGGACAACGCCACGAACCCTTCATCCTCAACCGCTCCCGCGACCGCTGGGCCGTCACCCTCGAACGCCTCCATCCCGGCGTCTTCCGCGAGGGCGGTTCCCAGGTCTGCCAGCCCCTCAACGCCGGCGGCAAACTCCTCGGCCTCCTCATCCTCGGCGACCGCGTCGCCGGGGTCCCCTTCACCACCGAGGACTTCGACCTCCTCCGCTGCATCGGCGACCAGATCGCCGCCAGCCTCCTCGGCCTCCAGCTCTCCGCCCAACTCCTTCGCGCCAAGGAAATGGAGGCCTTCCAAACCATGTCCGCGTTCTTCGTCCACGACCTCAAAAACACCGCCTCCACCCTCTCCCTCACCCTCCAGAACCTCGGACAGCACTTCAGCGACCCCGCCTTCCGCGAAGATGCCCTCCGTGCCGTCGGCAAGAGCGTCCAGCACCTCAACGGCCTCATCGCCCGCCTCTCCCGGCTCCGCCAGGAACTTCGCGTCCAGGCCGTCCCCGGCGACCTCGTCGCCATCATCGAATCCGCCCTCTCCTCCGTCGGCTCCAGCCCATCAGCCGTCGTCGAAAACAATGCCCAACCCCTCCCGCCCGTCCTCGTCGATGCCGAGCAGTTCGAGAAGGTCGTCGTCAACCTCCTCGTCAACGCACGCGAGGCCGTCGCCTCCAATGGCCATATCCGCATCGACACCCGGCGCCAGGACAACTGGGCCTGCCTCTCCGTCGCCGACAACGGCTGCGGCATGAGCCCCGAATTCCTTCACCGCTCCCTCTTCCGCCCCTTCCAAACCACCAAACGCAACGGGCTCGGCATCGGCATGTTCCACAGCCGCATGATCGTCGAAGCCCACCACGGCCGCATGGAGGTCGAATCCACCCCAGGCCACGGCACCACCGTCCGCGTCCTCCTCCCGTTCGCTCCCATCGTATGA
- the prsR gene encoding PEP-CTERM-box response regulator transcription factor — MKPALLIVDDDEEIRSQLRWALAADYEVSLAADRSEAVKAFRELHPPVVLLDLGLPPSPAAPTEGLATLGEILAEDRRAKVVIVSGQGERANAMQAIGLGAWDFFGKPIDTSELQAILRRAFQVSQLERDFHALQQEFHEDSFEGILGNSPGMREAFRLIQRVATTDASVLILGESGTGKEMAALAIHRRSRRRDHPFVAINCGAIPENLIESELFGNEKGAFTGATAQRKGRIEMAEKGTLFLDEIGELPAPLQVKLLRFLQEQSIERVGGRESLPVDVRVIAATHVDLKQAMTVARFREDLYYRLAVVTLRMPALREREGDIALLAQAFLRRFAAHFERKDLAFDPAALRLLERHPWPGNVRELENRIKRAVIMADGRHVTAADLELANADAPTGATLKEAREQMEREMVAQALRRNGGKITSTAAELGISRPTLYELMEKLNIQRE; from the coding sequence ATGAAACCTGCCCTGCTGATCGTTGACGACGACGAGGAAATCCGTTCCCAGCTCCGCTGGGCTCTCGCCGCCGATTACGAGGTCTCCCTCGCCGCCGACCGCTCCGAAGCCGTCAAGGCCTTCCGTGAACTCCATCCCCCGGTCGTCCTCCTCGACCTCGGCCTCCCCCCCTCCCCGGCCGCCCCCACCGAAGGACTCGCCACCCTCGGCGAAATCCTCGCCGAAGATCGCCGCGCCAAGGTGGTCATCGTCAGCGGTCAGGGCGAACGCGCCAATGCCATGCAGGCCATCGGCCTCGGTGCCTGGGATTTCTTCGGCAAACCCATCGACACCTCCGAACTCCAGGCCATCCTCCGGCGCGCCTTCCAGGTCTCCCAGCTCGAACGCGATTTCCATGCCCTCCAGCAGGAGTTCCACGAGGACTCCTTCGAGGGCATCCTCGGCAACAGCCCCGGCATGCGTGAGGCCTTCCGCCTCATCCAGCGCGTCGCCACCACCGACGCCTCCGTCCTCATCCTCGGCGAAAGCGGCACCGGCAAGGAAATGGCCGCCCTCGCCATCCACCGCCGCAGCCGACGCCGCGATCACCCCTTCGTCGCCATCAACTGCGGCGCCATCCCCGAAAATCTCATCGAAAGCGAACTCTTCGGCAACGAGAAGGGCGCCTTCACCGGCGCCACCGCCCAACGCAAGGGCCGTATCGAAATGGCCGAAAAAGGCACCCTCTTCCTCGACGAAATCGGCGAACTCCCCGCCCCCCTCCAGGTCAAACTCCTCCGCTTCCTCCAGGAACAATCCATCGAACGCGTCGGTGGCCGCGAAAGTCTCCCCGTCGATGTCCGCGTCATCGCCGCCACCCACGTGGACCTCAAACAGGCCATGACCGTCGCCCGCTTCCGCGAAGACCTCTACTACCGCCTCGCCGTCGTCACCCTCCGCATGCCCGCCCTCCGCGAACGCGAAGGCGATATCGCCCTCCTCGCCCAGGCCTTCCTCCGCCGCTTCGCCGCCCACTTCGAACGGAAAGACCTCGCCTTCGACCCCGCCGCCCTCCGCCTCCTCGAACGTCACCCCTGGCCCGGCAATGTCCGGGAACTCGAAAATCGCATCAAACGCGCCGTCATCATGGCCGACGGCCGCCATGTCACCGCCGCCGACCTCGAACTCGCCAACGCCGATGCCCCCACCGGTGCCACCCTCAAGGAAGCCCGCGAACAAATGGAACGGGAAATGGTCGCCCAGGCCCTCCGCCGCAACGGAGGCAAAATCACCAGCACCGCCGCCGAACTCGGCATCAGCCGCCCCACCCTCTACGAACTCATGGAGAAACTGAACATCCAGCGGGAATAA
- a CDS encoding polysaccharide biosynthesis/export family protein, which translates to MNWAPGTGVSGVLSGFVRLGARWLLCLGVVLGVAGCRTTETTPISPEDRQPYTAVGVQPGDVVRINFPSAPTMSTVQQVQADGTIAMPLGESLQVRGKSAAEIESRVLEVYGPQLVVKAVSVAVESSGFPIFVWGAVLRPGRVQCRQSITVMEALVEAGGAVEGRADLRRVRVVRQRDDGSTRTYVLDLQAALRGREADQFYLRPSDVVHVPERFSFY; encoded by the coding sequence ATGAATTGGGCCCCGGGTACCGGGGTGTCGGGGGTCCTGTCGGGTTTTGTTCGGTTGGGAGCCCGATGGCTGTTGTGCCTCGGGGTGGTTCTGGGGGTGGCGGGGTGCCGGACGACGGAGACGACGCCGATTTCGCCGGAGGATCGTCAGCCGTACACGGCGGTGGGGGTGCAGCCCGGGGATGTGGTACGGATCAATTTTCCTTCGGCGCCGACGATGAGCACGGTGCAGCAGGTGCAGGCCGATGGGACGATTGCGATGCCGTTGGGGGAATCGCTGCAGGTGCGCGGGAAGTCGGCGGCGGAGATCGAGTCGCGGGTGCTCGAGGTGTACGGACCGCAGTTGGTGGTGAAAGCGGTGTCGGTGGCGGTGGAGTCGTCCGGTTTCCCGATTTTCGTGTGGGGGGCGGTGCTGCGTCCGGGGCGGGTGCAATGCCGCCAATCGATCACGGTGATGGAGGCGCTGGTGGAGGCGGGGGGGGCGGTGGAGGGTCGGGCGGATCTGCGACGGGTGCGGGTGGTACGGCAGCGGGACGACGGGAGCACGCGGACGTACGTGCTGGATTTGCAGGCAGCGCTGCGGGGTCGGGAGGCGGATCAGTTTTATCTGCGGCCGTCGGACGTGGTGCACGTGCCGGAGCGGTTTTCGTTTTATTGA
- a CDS encoding tetratricopeptide repeat protein: protein MAKRTKKRGDGARPGAGVGNRAWRWVAAGVGLVAVGLAVWWGFGARDGGGGSAVEVPWDGVVVEAEGAVFARYAGSDRCRDCHAEAYAAWRGSHHGLAEREASAELDAAAFEPRRTFRHGTQSTEAGVADDGSYEVIVTGPDGRREARRVERVIGHDPLRQFLVAEPGGRLQTLEASWDPRGGEWFNVYGDEDRMPGEWGHWSGRGMNWNAMCGTCHNTRFRKNYEVETDLYRSTMAERTVGCESCHGPMRDHVMWQEAWQGSGRKDPTLRAFTLEQRMENCAACHARRGELTGDFAPGDAFWDHYLLAVVDGTDVFYPDGQVWDEDYEYAPFLGSRMHAAGVTCMDCHEPHGGKTRMTGDALCMQCHDGTRAGSPVIDAVRHSRHLPGTPGSRCVDCHMPQTLYMQKHWRHDHGFTIPDPLMTLRHGIPNACNRCHQDRDAAWALAVSEEWWGSRLERPARGRTEALARARAGDGAVVGRLLEILAGPEAPYWKASTMALLDRWIDQPRVVTGLVGQLEHEHPLVRARAAQGLAPRVGMGDDGVRALLRDRLADASRGVRFHAAWALRDEVDMGTRAGGELAHMLALNADQPSGQAQLGALAMDRGRWEEAVRHYATAVAWDPGSPALRHDYAVVLSTVGRSREALAQVEATVRLEPGEAENHYRLALARNETGDAGGTLAALEAAVRLDTRHDRAWYNLGLAYHGAGRAEAALGALAEAERLRPEDARIPYARATVLVQLGRMGEAREAVERVLRLEPGNGPARELGRVLGL, encoded by the coding sequence ATGGCGAAGCGAACGAAGAAGCGTGGAGACGGGGCCCGGCCGGGGGCGGGCGTGGGGAATCGGGCGTGGCGTTGGGTGGCGGCGGGCGTGGGGTTGGTGGCGGTGGGATTGGCGGTGTGGTGGGGCTTTGGGGCGAGGGATGGCGGGGGAGGATCGGCGGTGGAAGTGCCGTGGGACGGGGTGGTGGTGGAGGCGGAGGGGGCGGTATTTGCGCGGTATGCGGGTTCGGACCGGTGTCGGGACTGCCATGCGGAGGCGTACGCGGCGTGGCGGGGGTCGCACCACGGGTTGGCGGAGCGGGAGGCGAGTGCCGAACTGGACGCGGCGGCGTTCGAGCCCAGGCGGACATTCCGGCATGGGACGCAATCCACCGAAGCGGGGGTGGCGGACGACGGGAGCTACGAGGTGATTGTGACGGGGCCGGACGGGCGGCGGGAGGCGCGGCGGGTGGAGCGGGTGATCGGGCACGATCCGCTGCGGCAGTTCCTGGTGGCGGAGCCCGGGGGGCGGTTGCAGACGCTGGAGGCGTCGTGGGATCCGCGGGGTGGGGAGTGGTTCAACGTGTATGGGGACGAGGACCGGATGCCGGGCGAGTGGGGTCATTGGAGCGGGCGCGGCATGAATTGGAACGCGATGTGTGGAACGTGCCACAACACGCGGTTCCGGAAGAATTACGAGGTGGAGACGGACCTCTACCGGAGCACGATGGCGGAGCGGACGGTGGGTTGCGAGTCGTGTCATGGACCAATGCGGGACCACGTGATGTGGCAGGAGGCGTGGCAGGGGTCGGGCCGGAAGGATCCCACACTGAGGGCGTTCACGCTGGAGCAACGGATGGAGAATTGCGCGGCGTGCCATGCGCGGCGGGGGGAGTTGACGGGGGACTTCGCGCCGGGGGATGCGTTCTGGGATCATTACCTGCTGGCGGTGGTGGATGGGACGGACGTGTTTTATCCGGACGGGCAGGTATGGGATGAGGATTACGAGTATGCGCCGTTTTTGGGGAGCCGGATGCATGCGGCGGGGGTGACGTGCATGGATTGTCACGAGCCGCACGGGGGGAAGACGAGGATGACGGGCGATGCGCTGTGCATGCAGTGCCACGACGGGACGCGCGCGGGGTCGCCGGTGATCGATGCGGTGCGGCACAGCCGGCATCTGCCGGGGACGCCGGGGAGCCGGTGTGTGGACTGCCACATGCCGCAGACGCTGTACATGCAGAAGCACTGGCGGCACGACCACGGGTTCACGATTCCGGATCCGCTGATGACGTTGCGGCACGGGATTCCGAATGCGTGCAACCGGTGTCATCAGGACCGTGACGCGGCTTGGGCGCTGGCGGTGAGTGAGGAATGGTGGGGGAGCCGGTTGGAACGGCCGGCGCGGGGACGGACGGAGGCGTTGGCGCGGGCGCGGGCGGGGGACGGGGCGGTGGTGGGGCGGTTGCTGGAGATTCTGGCGGGGCCCGAGGCGCCGTACTGGAAGGCCTCGACGATGGCGCTGCTGGACCGGTGGATTGACCAGCCGCGGGTGGTCACGGGGCTGGTGGGGCAGCTGGAGCACGAGCATCCGCTGGTGCGGGCGCGGGCGGCACAGGGATTGGCGCCGCGGGTGGGGATGGGGGACGACGGGGTGCGGGCGTTGCTGCGGGATCGGTTGGCGGATGCATCCCGGGGGGTACGGTTTCACGCGGCGTGGGCGTTGCGGGACGAGGTGGACATGGGGACGCGGGCGGGGGGGGAACTGGCGCACATGCTGGCGTTGAATGCGGACCAGCCTTCGGGGCAGGCGCAGTTGGGGGCGCTGGCGATGGACCGGGGGCGATGGGAGGAGGCGGTGCGGCACTATGCGACGGCGGTGGCGTGGGATCCGGGATCGCCGGCGTTGCGACATGACTACGCGGTGGTGCTGAGCACGGTGGGGCGTTCCCGGGAGGCGCTGGCGCAGGTGGAGGCAACGGTGCGTTTGGAACCGGGCGAGGCGGAGAACCATTACCGGCTGGCACTGGCACGAAACGAGACCGGGGATGCGGGGGGGACGCTGGCGGCGTTGGAGGCGGCGGTGCGGCTGGACACACGGCATGACCGGGCCTGGTACAACCTCGGGCTTGCGTACCATGGGGCGGGACGGGCGGAGGCGGCGCTGGGGGCGCTGGCGGAGGCGGAGCGGTTGCGTCCGGAGGATGCGCGGATCCCGTATGCGCGGGCGACGGTGCTGGTGCAGTTGGGGCGGATGGGGGAGGCGCGTGAGGCGGTGGAGCGGGTGTTGCGGTTGGAGCCGGGGAACGGTCCGGCACGGGAATTGGGGCGGGTACTAGGTCTGTGA
- the pgm gene encoding phosphoglucomutase (alpha-D-glucose-1,6-bisphosphate-dependent) translates to MPLHPLAGQPAPREMLVDVARLERDYLTLQPDPANPAQAVSFGTSGHRGTPGKGTFNEAHILAITQAIGEYRHAHNITGPLFMGMDTHAISASAQRTALEVLAALGVEVCLQHAGGFTPTPAISHAILTHNRGRSSGLADGLIITPSHNPPADGGFKYNPPYGGPADSAVTGWIERRANEWLRQGTGGIRRLPYERALLAPSTHPHDFISPFVNDLAQVLNLAAVREARVRIGVDPLGGASLRYWEPIQAAYDLALTVVNTRVDPQFGFMTLDHDGQIRMDCSSPHAMAGLIALKDRFQVAFGNDPDADRHGIVTPAGLMNPNHYLAVAIHYLIHHRPRWPKKARIGKTIVSSRLIDRVVRSLDRELLEVPVGFKWFAPGLHDGSVAFGGEESAGASFQRLDGTAWSTDKDGLILGLLAAEITAVTGRDPAQHYRELTAQFGAPLYTRIDAPVTPEQKAAFQRLTADSVTATELAGDPITRKLTHAPGNQAAIGGLKVETEHGWFAARPSGTENLYKLYAESFRDEAHLNALLDEARQLVSRVLDAPAQPA, encoded by the coding sequence ATGCCGCTCCACCCGCTCGCCGGACAGCCCGCCCCTCGCGAGATGCTCGTCGATGTCGCCCGTCTCGAACGCGATTACCTCACCCTCCAACCCGATCCCGCCAACCCCGCCCAGGCCGTCAGCTTCGGCACCAGCGGCCACCGCGGCACCCCCGGCAAAGGCACCTTCAACGAGGCCCACATCCTCGCCATCACCCAGGCCATCGGCGAATACCGCCACGCCCACAACATCACCGGCCCCCTCTTCATGGGCATGGACACCCATGCCATCTCCGCCTCCGCCCAGCGCACCGCCCTCGAGGTCCTCGCCGCCCTGGGCGTCGAGGTCTGCCTCCAGCACGCCGGCGGATTCACCCCCACCCCCGCCATTTCCCACGCCATCCTCACCCACAATCGTGGACGCTCCTCCGGCCTCGCCGACGGCCTTATCATCACCCCCTCCCATAACCCCCCCGCCGACGGCGGCTTCAAGTACAACCCGCCCTACGGCGGTCCCGCCGACAGCGCCGTGACCGGATGGATCGAGCGGCGCGCCAACGAATGGCTCCGCCAGGGCACCGGCGGCATCCGCCGGCTCCCCTACGAGCGCGCCCTCCTCGCCCCGTCCACCCATCCCCACGACTTCATCTCCCCCTTCGTCAATGACCTCGCCCAGGTGCTGAACCTCGCCGCCGTCCGTGAGGCCCGCGTCCGTATCGGCGTCGATCCCCTCGGCGGCGCCTCCCTCCGCTACTGGGAACCCATTCAGGCCGCCTACGACCTCGCCCTCACCGTCGTCAATACCCGCGTCGATCCCCAGTTCGGATTCATGACCCTCGATCACGACGGCCAGATCCGCATGGACTGCTCCAGTCCCCACGCCATGGCCGGCCTGATCGCCCTCAAAGACCGCTTCCAGGTCGCCTTCGGAAACGATCCCGACGCCGACCGCCATGGCATCGTCACGCCGGCCGGCCTGATGAACCCCAATCACTACCTGGCCGTCGCCATTCACTACCTCATCCATCACCGCCCCCGCTGGCCCAAAAAGGCCCGCATCGGCAAGACCATCGTCAGTTCCCGCCTCATCGACCGTGTCGTCCGCTCCCTCGACCGCGAACTCCTCGAAGTCCCCGTCGGCTTCAAATGGTTCGCCCCGGGTCTCCACGATGGCTCCGTCGCCTTCGGTGGCGAGGAAAGCGCCGGTGCCTCCTTTCAACGCCTCGATGGCACGGCCTGGAGCACCGACAAGGACGGTCTCATCCTCGGTCTCCTCGCCGCCGAGATCACCGCCGTCACCGGACGCGACCCCGCCCAGCATTACCGCGAACTCACCGCCCAGTTCGGCGCCCCGCTCTACACACGCATCGACGCTCCCGTCACCCCGGAGCAGAAAGCCGCCTTCCAACGCCTCACCGCGGACTCCGTCACCGCCACCGAACTCGCCGGCGATCCCATCACCCGCAAACTCACCCACGCCCCCGGCAACCAGGCCGCCATCGGTGGCCTCAAGGTCGAGACCGAACACGGCTGGTTCGCCGCCCGCCCGTCCGGCACCGAAAACCTCTACAAGCTCTACGCCGAAAGCTTCCGCGACGAGGCTCACCTCAACGCCCTCCTCGACGAAGCCCGCCAGCTCGTCTCCCGCGTCCTCGACGCCCCGGCCCAGCCCGCCTGA
- a CDS encoding sugar kinase, with translation MPKAKSTSAANPVLVVGSTALDSIKTPNSENPRLLGGSASHAAVAASFFAPVRMVGIVGDDFPKKYVSLYQRHGIDLAGLQRQSGATFHWAGEYEADMNRRRTLATELGVFETFSPDLPPSWTRSPFVLLANIGPDLQHHVLDRVVRPRFVAADTMDLWINIARPSLLRLLRRLDLFVLNDSEVHALTGEDNVFVALPKLHRLGPRHLIVKLGSHGSVLSGPAGRFLCPAYPLTRVVDPTGAGDSFIGALMGFLAASRGPVDRHLRQAMVHGSVVASFCCEGFGLTRTDRVRPADIARRVAELTAMARF, from the coding sequence ATGCCCAAGGCCAAGTCCACCTCCGCCGCAAACCCCGTCCTCGTCGTCGGCTCCACCGCCCTCGATTCCATCAAGACGCCCAATTCCGAAAACCCGCGCCTCCTCGGCGGCTCCGCCAGTCATGCCGCCGTCGCCGCCAGCTTCTTCGCCCCCGTCCGCATGGTCGGCATCGTCGGCGACGATTTTCCCAAAAAGTACGTCTCTCTGTACCAACGCCACGGCATCGACCTCGCCGGTCTCCAGCGCCAATCGGGCGCCACCTTCCACTGGGCCGGGGAATACGAGGCCGACATGAACCGCCGCCGCACCCTGGCCACCGAACTCGGCGTCTTCGAAACCTTCTCCCCGGATCTCCCTCCCTCCTGGACCCGCTCCCCTTTCGTCCTCCTCGCCAATATCGGACCCGACCTCCAGCACCATGTCCTCGACCGCGTCGTCCGGCCCCGCTTCGTCGCCGCCGACACCATGGACCTCTGGATCAACATCGCCCGCCCCTCCCTCCTACGCCTCCTCCGCCGCCTCGACCTCTTCGTCCTCAACGACAGCGAAGTCCATGCCCTCACCGGAGAGGACAACGTCTTCGTCGCCCTCCCCAAACTCCATCGCCTCGGTCCCCGCCACCTCATCGTCAAGCTCGGTTCCCACGGCTCCGTCCTCAGCGGCCCCGCCGGCCGCTTCCTCTGCCCCGCCTACCCGCTCACCCGCGTCGTCGATCCCACCGGCGCCGGCGATTCCTTCATCGGCGCCCTCATGGGCTTCCTCGCCGCCTCCCGCGGCCCCGTCGATCGACACCTCCGCCAGGCCATGGTCCACGGCTCCGTCGTCGCCTCCTTCTGCTGCGAGGGCTTCGGACTCACCCGCACCGACCGCGTCCGCCCCGCCGACATCGCCCGCCGCGTCGCCGAACTCACCGCCATGGCCCGCTTCTAG
- a CDS encoding 2,3-bisphosphoglycerate-independent phosphoglycerate mutase yields MNPLDAIYANLQVQTGAKIALVVLDGVGDIATREQGYLTPLEAAQTPNLDALSKDSAQGRMIPVAPGITPGSGPGHLALFGYDPLEFEVGRGVIEALGLGVRLQGGDVAIRGNFCTLGAGNLVTDRRAGRIPTSRCEELCAILARKIRKLGDVEVLIHPGKEHRFVIVLRGPGLEGPLCDTDPGREGQPIAPAKPQSAKSPKQKKTAQVLAEFYKQALPLLKNQTPANGFLLRGIAHQPHIPTFEERYGLRAAALAVYPMYKGLAQLVGMTCIEGPQTIAQQFQRFGEIQDDHDFFFIHFKYTDKAGEDGNFEAKIRAIEELDAALPILLERKPQVLAITGDHSTPCALHGHSWHPQPVLIHSPFSGWDKLDRFTETGANLGSLGIFEAKYLIRHLQAHAGMFAKFGA; encoded by the coding sequence CTGAATCCCCTCGACGCAATCTACGCCAACCTTCAGGTCCAAACCGGCGCGAAAATCGCCCTCGTCGTCCTGGATGGCGTCGGCGACATCGCCACCCGGGAACAAGGCTACCTGACCCCCCTCGAGGCCGCCCAAACCCCCAACCTCGACGCCCTCTCCAAGGACTCCGCCCAGGGCCGCATGATCCCCGTCGCCCCCGGCATCACCCCGGGCAGCGGCCCCGGACACCTCGCCCTCTTCGGCTACGACCCCCTCGAATTCGAGGTCGGACGCGGGGTCATCGAAGCCCTCGGCCTCGGCGTCCGCCTCCAGGGCGGCGATGTCGCCATCCGCGGCAACTTCTGCACCCTCGGCGCCGGTAATCTTGTCACCGACCGCCGCGCCGGCCGCATCCCCACCAGCCGCTGCGAGGAACTCTGCGCCATCCTCGCCCGCAAAATCCGCAAACTCGGCGACGTCGAGGTCCTCATCCATCCCGGCAAGGAACACCGCTTCGTCATCGTCCTCCGCGGTCCCGGCCTCGAAGGCCCCCTCTGCGACACCGACCCCGGCCGCGAAGGCCAGCCCATCGCCCCCGCCAAACCCCAGAGCGCCAAATCACCGAAGCAGAAGAAGACCGCCCAGGTCCTGGCCGAGTTCTACAAACAGGCCCTGCCGCTCCTCAAGAACCAGACCCCTGCCAATGGCTTCCTCCTCCGCGGCATCGCCCACCAGCCCCACATCCCCACCTTCGAGGAACGCTACGGCCTCCGCGCCGCCGCCCTCGCCGTCTATCCCATGTACAAGGGCCTCGCCCAACTCGTCGGCATGACCTGCATCGAGGGACCCCAGACCATCGCCCAGCAGTTCCAGCGCTTCGGCGAAATCCAGGACGACCACGACTTCTTCTTCATCCACTTCAAATACACCGACAAGGCCGGTGAAGACGGCAACTTCGAGGCCAAGATCCGTGCCATCGAGGAGCTCGACGCCGCCCTCCCCATCCTCCTCGAACGCAAACCCCAGGTCCTCGCCATCACCGGCGACCACTCCACCCCCTGCGCCCTTCACGGCCATTCCTGGCATCCCCAGCCCGTCCTCATTCACTCCCCCTTCTCCGGCTGGGACAAACTCGACCGCTTCACCGAAACCGGCGCCAACCTCGGCTCCCTCGGCATCTTCGAGGCCAAATACCTCATCCGCCACCTCCAGGCCCACGCCGGCATGTTCGCCAAGTTCGGCGCCTGA